GCTCTTGAAGAAGGAGGAGGACCGCATCGTCGTCCTCGCCAACGGCGTGGGCTATGAGGTCCTCCTTCCGGCGATCGTCCGCCGGACCTTCAACTCCAAAAAGGCGGGCGAGGACGGGGAGATCGTAAAACTCTATATCCATTATCAACAGACGGAGCGGCAGCCCAAGCCGGTCCTCATCGGCTTCAACTGTGAGCCGGAGAAGGAGTTCTTCGAAAAGTTCATCACCGTGGAGGACATCGGACCCCTGACCGCGGTCAAAGCCCTGGTCGAGCCCATTCCCAAAATTGCGAGGGCCATCGAGGAGAGGGATTCGAAGACCCTCGAGCGTCTGAAGGGCATCGGCAGGCGGACCGCCGATAAGATCATCGCCACCCTCCAGGGGAAGGTCGGAAAATTTGCCCTCATGCGAGAGGACCAGGTTCCGGTGGAAGAGGTGGTGGATTTCAAGAGACAGGTGGAGGAGGTGCTGGTTAAGGACCTCGGACACAAGGTGAGCGAGGCGCAACGGCTGGTGCAGGAAGCGCTGAAGAGAAACCCCAATGTCTCCTCGCCCGAGGAGCTCTTCGAGGAGGTCTACCGGGGGCAGAGGGGAAATCCATCGTAAAAGGCGGGGAGGATGAAGAAGGTCGAGAAGGAGGCCAAAGCGAATTCCGCGGTCGAGAGGGAGGAAGATTTCAAAGACCTCCGGCCCAGAAGGCTTTCCGAATACATCGGCCAGAAGCAGGTGGTCGAGACCTTGGAGATCGCCATCGAGGCAGCCAAGCGAAGGGGCGAGCCACTCGATCACGTCCTGTTTCACGCCCCTCCTGGCCTGGGAAAGACGACCCTTGCCCATATCATCGCCACAGAGATGGGCGTCCAGATCGTCACCTCCTCAGGCCCCGCCATCGAAAAAGGAGGAGACCTCATCAGCATCCTCACCCATCTGGAGAAAGGGGACGTCCTCTTCATCGACGAGATCCACCGCCTTCCTAAGGTCGTAGAGGAGTTCCTCTACCCGGCCATGGAGGAGTTCTGCATCGATTTCATCTTTGATAAAGGGGCCCATGCCCGAAGCCATCGGTACCGGCTCGAACGGTTCACCCTCGTGGGCGCCACGACTAGGGCCGGGCTTCTATCGGCGCCCCTCCGAGAACGGTTCGGGATCTTGAGGAACCTCGATTTTTACACGGTCGAGGAGTTGAGCCAGATCGTCAAACGATCGGCCGCCCTTTTGGGGGTTCCTATCGATGAGGGGGGGACCGAGGAGATTGCGAGGCGTTCGAGAGGCACTCCTAGGATTTCGAATCGCCTGCTCAAGCGGGTCAGGGACTATGCCGAGATCCGAGGGGAGGGCAAGATTACCAAGGAGATCGCCGATGAGGCGCTCCGCCTCGAGGGCGTAGACGAGGTGGGCCTCACCAGCCTCGACCGAAGGTTCCTCGAAACGATCATCCGCTATTACAAAGGGGGACCGGTGGGGCTCGAGGCGATCGCCGCTACCCTTCAAGAGGAGGCCGATACGCTGGTCGATATGGTGGAGCCTTTTCTACTGAAGATCGGTTTTCTCACCCGGACACAGAACGGAAGGAAGGCCACCGAACTGGCCTACGAACATTTCGGACTCCCCTCGCCCGAATCCGGCAGGCAACTCTCCTTCCCCACGCGGAAACGGCCCTAAACCCAGACCCCTTTTTTGGCCCCCTCCTTCCGGAGCTGCTCTTCAAAATAGGCGATCGTCCTCTTCAGGCCTTCCTCGAGGGGGACTTGGGGGGCCCAGCCCAGTTTCTCCTTGGCCAGATCGATGAGAGGTCGACGCTGTTTCGGATCGTCCGGCGGGAGAGGCTTGAAGACCATCTTCGATTTCGAGCCCGTCAAAGAGATGATCTTCTCCGCCAGTTCGAGGATGGAGACCTCCTCGGGGTTTCCGAGATTGACCGGGCCGGTGAAATCGTCCGGCGTCTCCATCAACCGGATCAGCCCCTCGATCATGTCGTCCACATAGCAGAAGGAACGGGTCTGGGACCCGTCCCCATAGATGGTGATCGGGTCGTTCCGAAGGGCCTGAAGGATGAAGTTGGAGATGACCCTGCCGTCGTCCGGATGCATGCGGGGCCCGTAGGTATTGAAGATTCGGGCCACCTTGATCTTAAGGCGATGCTGTCGGTGATAATCGAAGAAGAGCGTTTCGGCGCACCGCTTGCCCTCGTCGTAGCAGGATCGGGGGCCGATGCAGTTGACATTGCCCCAGTAATCCTCGGGCTGGGGATGGACTGTGGGATCGCCGTAGACTTCGGAGGTGGAGGCCTGAAGGATTTTGGCCTTCAGCCGTTTGGCCAGGCCGAGCATGTTGATCGACCCATGGACGTTGACCTTGGTCGTCTGAACCGGATCGTATTGATAGTGGATGGGCGAGGCGGGACAGGCCAGATTGTAGATCTGATCTACCTCCACGTAGAGGGGAAAGGTGATGTCATGGCGAAGCAGTTCGAAGTAGGGGTGATCGAGGAGGTGCACGATATTCCTCTTGGTCCCTGTATAGAAGTTATCGACACAGAGGACGTCGTGTCCCTCCCTCAGAAGGCGTTCACAGAGATGGGAGCCGAGGAATCCAGCTCCCCCGGTCACCAGGATCCGGGGGAAAGTCGCGCTTCTCATAGAACCCGTTTTCCCCTTTCACGGCAGATGCCCGAAGGCCGAACCGCGAAGGAAGACTCCGAGGAGGATTACCAAACCCGGCTCAGAGCAGATCTTTGTTGATCTCGATCTTCGCCCGGGTTCGGAGATGTTGAAGCCAGTTTTTGAAAAATTCCTCCTGCTTTTGATAGATCAACCTCCTTTCGAGCCCCTTTTTGACCGATTCAAATTTGCCTGGATCAGCCGGTTCGGAGCTGAGAAGCCTCACCACGAAGTAACCCTCTTTTGTTTTGAGGGGCGCCTCAGGAAAAGGTTTTCTCTCCGTGAGGGAGGCGAGGTGGGATCCCCATTCTCCCACCGGGCCAATCTTCGGGATGACCCCGGCAGCCCGCTGGAAGGGTCCGGTCTCCTCGATCTTCAACCCCTTATCGGCAGCGAGCCGGCTCATCTCCTGGCCGGCTTTCAATTGATTGAGGATCTCTTGGGCCAGGTCACGAGCCTTTTCATCCATTTTCTTGGTGAGGACCTTCTGGAGGACCTGCTCCTTAACCTCCTCGAGAGAGGGGATCCTCGACTCCTTACGGTCCACGAGCTTCAGGAGATAAAAGTTGGGCGGAAGGGTCACAACCGGAGAGATCTCCCCCAGCTTCAGGGAGAAGGCACTGGCGTGAAAGGCGGGGTGGTTTCCGATCTCGGGGATCTCCTCCCCCTCTTTGAAGAAACCGGTTGTCTTCAGAGGGACCCCGTTTTCTCGGGCATATTTCTCCAGATCTCGGCTTCTGAAAAGGGAGTAGAAGGCCTCATCGGCTCTTCGAGAGGCCTCCGCCTTGGCCTTTTCTCGTTTGAGGATCTGCAGGATCTGGTCTTTGACTTCCTCAAGGGATCTCTGCCTCTCCTCTTTCACCTCCTCGGCCTTGAAGATCCGGAATCCATCCCCTCCCTTCAGGAGGGGGCTGACCTCCCCTGCCTTGAGAGAGAAGAGGGCCTTTTCGAGAGGCTCCTCGAGGCTTCCCCTCTGAACCCATCCCAGATCTCCTCCCCGGGAGGCGGTTTCCGCTTCGGAATGGTCTCTGGCCAGGGAGGCGAAGTCCTTTCTCTTCTTGGCGAGTTCGAGGATCTCCTCTGCCTTTTTTTTCTTCTGTTCGACCCTATCGGGAGGAGATTGGGGCTCCACCCGGATGAGGATCTCCCGGGCCTTTACCTGCTTCGGGATCTTGAAGCCTTCCTTGCGCTGCTCGTAGTAGCGCTGGATTTCCTCGGGAGAGACCTGGACCCTCCCCTCATAATCGGAGGGACGAAAGGCGAGGTATTGGACCTGGAGATAGGTCGGAATTCTAAACTCCTCCTGGTTCTTCTGAAAATAGTCCTTGACCTCCACCTCGTTGACGGTCACCTGAGGTCGGAGGCTCTCCGGAGCGATCTTCACGAAGAGGAGATTCACCTTTTCGTTTTCGAACAGGTAGGTCTCCAGGAGCTCTTCCTCTGAAACCTTTTCGCCATTGAGCCGGATGAGGTGGACCACCTTCGAATAGAGAAGGTTCTCCCTCTGTCTCTCCTCGAAGGCCTCTGGCGTCATCCGATTGGCTTTCAGGAACCTCTCATAGAGGCGAGCGTCGAATTGACCGTTGACATGGAAGGTCGGGATCGCCTCGATGGCCATTCGAAGCTCTCCATCCGAGACGTTTAGCCCCAGCCGTTTCCCCTCCTCAAGAATCAAAACCCTGGAGATGAGCTCCTCCAGGACCATTTCTCTAAGGCGCAACGCTTCGGCCATCTTTTCGTTAAAGGCCGGTCCCATGGCGGACCGGTAGCGGTTCCACACCTCTTGGAACGCCTCCTGATACTCTCGGAGGGGGATGGGGGTCTGGTTCACTTTGGCGACGTAATCGTACTTCTTTTCACGGAAAAAGGAGTACCCCCCCCAGGAGATGAAGGTGACGGCCACCAAGAGCAGAAGCCCCCTGAGCATCCAGGAGGTGGCATGTTTTCTAAGGATCGTCAACATCCGAGCGCTCCTTTCAACGTTGGAATATTAATCAATCCGCCCTGAAAAGACAAGGGGAGAGGGTTTCCCGAGGCGGGAAATCTCCTTGAATCGCCGAGAGGGATTTGTTAAGATAGACCAGCGTGTCGAGGAGAAGGAGATGGTTTTTAATTCGCTACTGGGTCTTTTTTCCACGGATCTGGCCATCGATCTCGGGACGGCCAATACCGTGGTCTATGTTAAAGGGAAGGGAATCGTTGCCTCGGAGCCCTCGGTGGTGGCCATTCAGAGGGATTCGAGGGGGGACAAGCGGATCCTGGCCGTCGGCCGGGAGGCCAAGGAGATGCTGGGCCGGACGCCGGGGACGATCTATGCCATCCGGCCGATGAAGGATGGCGTGATCGCCGATTTCGAAGTCACCGGTGAGATGCTCAAATATTTCATCGCCAAGGTCCACAACCGGAAGGCCTGGATCCGGCCTCGGGTCGTCATCTCCGTCCCTTCGGGCATCACCCCGGTAGAGAAGCGGGCGGTCAGGGAGTCGGCCCAGTCGGCAGGCGCCAGGGAGATCTACCTGATCGAAGAACCCATGGCCGGGGCGATCGGGGCCGGCCTTCCTATCACAGAGGCCTCTGGGAACATGATCGTCGATATCGGAGGGGGAACCACCGAGGTGGCGGTGATCTCCCTTTCCGGAATCGTCACGAGCCAATCGATCCGGGTGGCCGGAGACAAGATGGACGAGGCGATCGTCCAGTACGTGAAAAGAAAGTATAATCTCCTCATCGGCGAGCGCACCGCCGAGATGATCAAGATCAGTGTGGGGACGGCCTATCCGGAAGAGAATCCCGAGACGATCGAGGTCAAAGGGAGAGATCTGGTGACTGGGATTCCAAAGACCCTCGAGGTCAACAGCGAAGAGGTTCGAGAAGCCTTGGCCGAATCGATCAACATGATCATCGATACCGTACGGGTCACCCTCGAGGAGACGCCCCCGGAGCTGGCCGCGGATATCGCCGACAAGGGAATCGTCCTGGTGGGCGGCGGAGCGCTTTTAAGGAACCTGGACGTCCTGCTTCGCGAGGTGACGGGGCTTCCCATCACGATTCCGGATGACCCCCTTTCGGCGATCGTGTTGGGGGCTGGCAAGGTCCTCGACAACGAGCATCTCCTTCGCAGCGTTACATTCCAGTACTGAAGCTCATCCCAGAGGTCGATGAGGATCCGAGATTTCCTCTCTCGAAGGTCTATCCTGCCCTCCCTCCTTTCCCTTCTCCTCCTCGCGTTGATCCTGGTCACCCTGAGAATGAAAGGCCATCAAGGGATAGCCTTTGTCGATGGACTCCTCCTGGAGGTCAGCGCCCCCCTCCAGAAAGGGGCCACCTTGGTCTTTAAAAAGCTCCAGGGCCTTTGGGAAGGATATCTCTTTCTGGTCGATGTTCGGAAGGAAAACGAAGCGCTGAAAAAGAGGTTGGCCGATCTGCAAAGAGAGAATGATCAGATGAGGGAGATGATCCTCTCCCTCGATCGCCTCAAGAGACTGCTTCAGTTTCGGGAGACCCTTTCTGCGACCGTCGTCGCGGCGGAGATCGTCGGTCGGGATCCTACCACGTGGTTCAAAAGCCTCACGATCAATAAAGGGGAGAAGGAGGGGATTCGGAAGGGGATGGCCGTTATCTCGCCGGAAGGAGTGGTGGGCCAGGTCCTAAAGGTGGGTCCCTCCTATGCCGTTGTTCTCCTCATCACCGACTATAACAGTGCGGTCGATTCGATGGTCCAGCGGACCAGGGCAAAAGCCATCGTGGGAGGGGGCGGGGAGAACCGGTGCCAGTTGAGGTATCTGCTTCGGACCGAAGATGTGGTGGTCGGCGACCGAGTCGTCACCTCCGGGTTGGCTGGAAATTTTCCCAAGGGGATGATGATCGGCGAGGTGTGCAAGGTCGATAAAAGGGGCCACGGCATCTTCCAATATGCCGAACTCGTCCCCAGCGTAGATTTCTCAAAACTGGAGGAGGTCCTGGTCGTTCAAGACCCCTCTCCTCCGATTGAGGAGAAGCCGAGGAAAGGGAAGAAGGCCCGATAGATCCCACGACATGAAACGCTTCTTCATCTCCGTCTTTTTAGGGCTTCTGTTGATCACGCTCCAGGCCTCCTGGTTGACCCTGCCTCACCTTCGATGGGTCCGGCCCGATATGATGCTTCTGTTGACGCTCTACGTGGGGCTCACCTTCCCCCTTGCCTCCGGAGGGATCTTGGCCCTCTTCTTGGGTTATCTGCTGGACCTCTATTCGGGGAATACCTTGGGACTCTTCACCGTCACCAGACTTTTCCTCTTTCTCGGGATCCAATTTTTTAAGAGACACCTCTATCTTGAACATTATCCGGGGCGGTTTGTCTTCGTCCTCCTGGTTTGCATCTTCGAAGGATTTCTGATCCTTCTGCTTCTCAAGGCCTTTCTCCCCGAGGCCTCAACCCATTTTCTTCGGCCGTTTTTGACGATGTTTCTCCCCCAATGTTTCTCCTCCGCCCTTTTGGCTCCCTTTCTATTTTCACTCCTTGGGGAGAGAGGAATCCTCTTTCGTTCGGCTCTTCTTTCCAGAGCCGGGGGGGGGAAGGGGTAGGGGATGGTGGAACTGGACACCCAGAGGATGGAGGTTTTCCAGCAGAAGGGGCGCTATCTCCGATTCGTTGTGGCCGGTTCCTTCCTCCTGCTTTTTATCTATCTCTGGTATCTTCAAGTGATCCGAGGAGCTGAATTCCGTCAGCTCTCGGAGAACAATCGGATTCGAATTCGTGAGGTGGTGGCCGATCGGGGGATGCTCATGGACCGCCATGGCCATGTCTTGGCCCATAATCGGCCCTCCTTCGATGTCTTTCTCATCCCGGAGGATATCCGGGCGAATCCGGACGTCCTGGAGAAGGTCGGGGAGGTCCTCCAAATCCCCCAGGAGGAGTTGCGGGAGAAGATGAAACTTTCGAAACGACAGCCCCCCTTCAGACCGGTCAAGGTGAAATCGGATATCGACTGGCAAAAACTGGTGCTCCTTGAGACAAATCGGGTCCACCTCCCCGGGATCCTCGTCGATGTGAGGCCCATCCGGGCCTACCATTATGGCCCTTTCGCCGCTCACCTGTTGGGCTATATCGGAGAGGTGGACGAGAATGAGTTGAATCACAAGAGGGGCCAGCCCTATCGATTGGGGTCGATGATAGGAAAATACGGGGTCGAATATGGCTGGGAGGCCTATCTCAAGGGGGTGGACGGTGGGAGGCAGATCGAGGTGGACGCCCTGGGAAGGGAGATCAGGCACCTCCGGAGCGTGGAACCCTTCCCCGGCCACAACATCGTTCTCACCATCGATTTTGGCCTTCAGAAGGTGGCCGAAGAGGCTTTTCAGGAAAAGGCAGGTGCCCTCGTCGCCATGGACCCCAAGAGCGGCCGCATCCTCGCCATGGTGAGCAGACCTGCCTTCGATCCGTCGATCTTCGCAAGAGGGATCTCCCCTGAAGAATGGAAGGAATTGATCGAACATCCCTTTCATCCCCTTCGGAACAAGACCATTCAGGGGCAATACCCTCCCGGTTCGGTCCTCAAGATCGTCACGGCGATTGCGGGATTGGAGACGGGCGCCATCACTCCCCAGACCCAGATCACCTGCACGGGGGCCTTCCCGTACGGGAACAGGGACTTTCGCTGCTGGAAGGAGAAGGGGCACGGGACGCTCAATCTCCATCAAGCCTTGGTCCAATCGTGCGATGTCTATTTCTATCAGGTGGGGTTGAAGGTGGGGGTGGATGCGATTGCCCATTACGCCGCTCAACTCGGCCTGGGAAGAAAGACCGGCATCGCCCTCCCCCACGAAAAGCCAGGGACGGTTCCCACCACCTCATGGAAGAAGAGGCGTTTCGGAGTGCCCTGGTATAGCGGCGAAACCCTCTCCGTCGCCGTGGGACAGGGGTATATGAATACCACCCCATTGCAACTGGCAACCCTCATCTCAGCGGTTGCCAACGGAGGGAGGCTCTATCTCCCCCAGGTGGTCGAGAGGGTGGAAAACATCTATGGTGAAGTGGTTAAAGCCTACCCTCCATTGGAGATCGGAAAGGCAGAGATCTCCGAGACGACGCTCCGCATCATTCAGGAGGCGTTGTGGGGAGCGGTCAACGAACCGGGATGCACCGGTGGGGCGGCGGCCCTGAAACAGGTGAAGGTAGCGGGGAAGACAGGGACGGCCCAGGTCGTGCGCATGGCGGCCGATTTTAAGAAAGGGGACATGAACCGGATGCCGCTCAAATTGAGGGATCATGCCTGGTTTGTGGCCTACGCCCCCTTCGAAGATCCAAAGATTGCGGTGGCGGTCCTGGTCGAGCATGGGGGATATGGAGGGGCGGCGGCCGCTCCGATTGCCAAGAGGGTGATCGCCAAGTATTTCGGCCTCGATGTCGGGCCACCCCCCCAGGGGGAAGAGAGGGCTGTGGAACCCGTCCATGATTGACCGGCGTTTTCTCATCCATTTCGATTGGGGGCTGTTGGGGATCGTCCTGCTCATCTCGGCGATGGGGATCTTGAATCTATACAGCGCCACCGCGCACGAGGAGACCACCGGCATGCCTCTCTATTTCAAACAGATCCTCTGGCTCGGTTTCGGGCTGGGAATCATGCTGGCCATCACCTTTTTCGAATACCGCCATTATACCGATTTTGCCTACCTCCTGCACGGCGTGGCCGTCGTCCTGCTCGTTGTCGTTCTGGCCTTTGGCATCATCACCTCCGGTGCCCAACGATGGATCAGGCTCGGTCCCCTGACCTTTCAGCCCTCCGAGTTCGTCAAGATCTCCCTCATCCTGGCCCTGGCCAAGTATTTCCAGAGATACCCCGGCCGTGAGGGGTTTTCCCTGAAGCAGATTGGTCTTCCCCTGTTGCTCTTCTTGGTTCCGATGGGGCTTATCCTGAAGCAGCCCGACCTCGGGACAGCCATCCTCCTTCTGCTCGTCTTTCTCTCCATTTTGGTCTATGCCCGGGTCCGGTGGAGCGTGCTCGCAACCCTGGCGGGCACCGGCCTCTTCCTGGTCCCCATCGCCTGGAGATTGTTGAAGGACTATCAGAAGCAGCGGATCATCACGTTTCTCAACCCGGACCTCGATCCCCTCGGAACGGGCTACCACCTCATCCAGTCGAGGATTGCCATCGGATCAGGGGGCTTCTTCGGAAAAGGGTTTATGAAGGGCACCCAATGCAAATTGGGGTTCCTTCCGGAGCAACACACCGATTTCATCTTTTCCGCTTTTGGGGAGGAATGGGGGCTGGTCGGCTGTGCGGTCTTGTTGGGGCTTTATCTCTTGCTGATCCTCAAGGGTTTACAGATCGCCGAGAATTCGAAAGACCGGTTCGGGGCGATCCTTTCGTTCGGGGTGGTGGCCATGATCTTTTGGCATACCTTCATCAACATCGCCATGGTCCTGGGGTTGCTCCCCGTCGTGGGAATCCCCCTTCCTCTTTTCAGCTATGGAGGATCTTTTCTACTGTCCACCCTGATGGGCATAGGCCTGCTTCAAAACGTGAACATCCGAAGGTACCTGTTCTAAATCCTTTGAGGAGAGGCGGCCCTCGAAAGGGCCCGAGGGTCAGAAGGGGACATCGTCATCAGGGGGCGGAGCCTCATCCGGATCGATCTCGTATTCCCTCTCAGAAATCGCCGGTTCCATCGGAGCCCCCGGCGGTCCCAGCATCTGCATCTGGTTGGCAATGATCTCGGTGGTGTATCTCCGGTTTCCGTCCTTGTCCTCCCAGGTGCGGGTTCTGAGCCGACCTTCGATATAGACCTGTTTCCCTTTGCTGAGGTATTGCCTGCAGATCTCGGCCAATTTGCCGAAGGCGACGATCCGATGCCATTCCGTCACCGATACCTTCTCTCCTGAGCGGTTCACCCGGTTTTCGGTCGTTGCGATGCGAAAATTGGCGACCTGAGTTCCGTTTCCAAGGAATTTGATCTCTGGATCGGCTCCTAAATTGCCCACGAGGATGACCTTGTTCACCCCGGCCATGATCCCACCTCCCCCAAATGGCCCTTTTCGCCCCGCCTCCATCGGCCCTCACCGGCACGATCGAGACAGGGACGAGTTTCACCTTACCATTTCTCAGCCCTCTTTTCAAGCGCTCTTTTTCTCCACCCGGGCCTTCTGTTTCGGCCCTCTCCTGAGGGGGCCTGGTTGTCGGCGGAAAGCCCCCCTGTTTCATATTGACGCCATTTTTTTAATATCTTAACCTTTATCTATGAAAGGGAGAGGGTTTTGGGGCAGGGGATGGAGATGGCTGCTCGTGGGCGCCCTGGTGTTACCTTTCTTCTCCCCTCAAGAGTTCAAGGGGCTATCTCGAGCCAATTCCAAAACCAACCCTTGCGAAAACTTCGGCATACACCGATTGAAGAAGGAGCCTCCCCCTTTCTCCTTGAAGTCCCTGGAGGGGAAGGAGGTCTCCTTGAAGGACTACAAAGGTAAACCGGTCCTTCTCTTTTTCTGGGGATCCTGGTGCCAAGCCTGTAAAGAAGATCTCGCCCTTTTGGAAAAATTTGGGGGGAGATCGAATCTCCAGATGGAGATCCTCACCATCGCCGTCGATGGGGAGAAAGAGAGGAGGATCCGGTCGATCGTCAAGGAATACCGGATCACCCTGCCTGTCCTCCTCGATCAGAAGGAGAAGACCGCCAGGGCCTATGGCGTTCGGATGATCCCCACGGCCTATCTGATTAATCAGGAGGGTTGGATGGAGGGGATGATCGTCGGCCAGAGAGAGTGGCACTCCTCCGAAGCCCAATTGGCCATCCGAGAGGCCTTGGGGCTTCATTGACAAATTTCTTCCGTTTCATATAAGATTGTAACGGAGGGGATAGATAAAAAAACTCTTCCCTCACGTTCTGAGTCCCGGAATTCGAAACCCCCTTCTTAGGGTTTCAGGAAGGTGACCGGATGAGACCGATGACGACCCGCGAGAATGGGGTCTTCCGATGAGATATCTCAACAAAACCGAGACCGGTTCCATCCCTCAACGACTTTTTTTTATTCCGATCAGGGACGCCGTCATCTTCCCCAATGTCGTCCTCCCCCTCTTCTTTCAGTCGGAAGAGGCCATCCACCTCCTCAATCAGGCGGTTCTGGAAAACAGCTTCATCGGGTGTGTCTATCCAAGGGTCAACCATTCCAGGGGGCCTCTCTCGAGAGAGCTTTTAAACATTGGGACGGCCTGTCGGATCCTTCAACTGGTGAGGTTGCCCGAGAGGGGGATGAAGGTCTTTCTTGAAGGGGTCAGCCGCATCCAGATCGAAAACGTCCTTCCCGAAACGCCCTATTTCAGGGCGGATGCGAAGGAGGTCAGAGATCCCGAGGTGAAGAATCCCCTTGCAGAACCCCTCGTCCACAGCATCGGGACCCTCTTTAAACTTTCCCTGACCCTCGGCAGGCCGATCTCGGACGAAGCCTTAAAAGCCCTCGACCAGATCGAACACCCAGGCCGGCTGGCCGATTTGATTGCCCTCTCCCTGCCCTTCGGGTTGCGGGAGCAACAAGAAATCTTTGAGACGGTGGACCCCATCGAACGCTTGAAAAAGGCCTACCATCTGTTCTGTCGGGAATATTCACCGCAGTCTCTGACGTCTCGCCTATTCCTAACGGGTTGCAAGGAGACGGGAAAATCCCAGCGCGATGCTTTTCACCGCCCCCCCCTCCGGGGCCCCCGGGAGACGGCCGAGGAGGATCCCTACCATAACGAGATCCAGGAGCTTCGGGCCAAGGTCCAAGTTTCGGGGATGCCAGAGAAGGTCATGGAGATTGCTTACAAGGAGATCCATCGGCTGGAGCGGATGAATCCTATTTCGGCCGAATATACGGTCTCCCGGACCTACCTCGACTATCTGATCCATATGCCCTGGGATAAGAGGACGGAGGATAACCTCGATCTCGCTCGGGCTGAGACCATCCTGAACGAGGATCATTATGGGCTCGAAAAGGTGAAGGATCGAATCCTCGAGTTCCTCGCGGTCAAGAAGCTGAAGAACCCCATGAAAGGCCCGATCCTCTGCTTTGTGGGGCCACCGGGCGTTGGCAAGACCTCCTTGGGCCGGTCGATTGCCCGCTCTTTGGAGCGAAAGTTCATCCGGATCTCCCTCGGAGGGGTGAGGGATGAGGCCGAAATCCGGGGGCATCGGAGGACCTATGTAGGGGCCCTTCCGGGGAGGATCATCCAGGAGATCAAAAGGGCAGGGACTTCCAATCCAGTCTTCATGCTCGACGAGATCGACAAGATCGGTCAAGATGTGCGTGGAGATCCGGCCTCAGCCCTTCTCGAAGCCCTCGATCCTGAACAGAATTGTGCCTTTACCGATCACTATCTCGATGTGCCTTTCGACCTCTCCCACGTCCTCTTCATTACCACCGCCAACACGCTCAATCCCATTCCCCCTGCCCTATTGGATCGGATGGAGGTGATCTCCATCCCCGGGTATACGGAGGAAGAGAAGGAGAAGATCGCCCTCGGTTTCCTCATCCCCCGTCAAAAAGAGGAGAACGGATTGAAAGACTATCCCATCTCCTTTACGCCCGAGGCCGTGAGCAAGATCATCCGGGAGTATACCCGGGAATCTGGTGTAAGAAACCTCGAAC
The sequence above is drawn from the Thermodesulfobacteriota bacterium genome and encodes:
- a CDS encoding TlpA family protein disulfide reductase yields the protein MKGRGFWGRGWRWLLVGALVLPFFSPQEFKGLSRANSKTNPCENFGIHRLKKEPPPFSLKSLEGKEVSLKDYKGKPVLLFFWGSWCQACKEDLALLEKFGGRSNLQMEILTIAVDGEKERRIRSIVKEYRITLPVLLDQKEKTARAYGVRMIPTAYLINQEGWMEGMIVGQREWHSSEAQLAIREALGLH
- the rodA gene encoding rod shape-determining protein RodA; this translates as MIDRRFLIHFDWGLLGIVLLISAMGILNLYSATAHEETTGMPLYFKQILWLGFGLGIMLAITFFEYRHYTDFAYLLHGVAVVLLVVVLAFGIITSGAQRWIRLGPLTFQPSEFVKISLILALAKYFQRYPGREGFSLKQIGLPLLLFLVPMGLILKQPDLGTAILLLLVFLSILVYARVRWSVLATLAGTGLFLVPIAWRLLKDYQKQRIITFLNPDLDPLGTGYHLIQSRIAIGSGGFFGKGFMKGTQCKLGFLPEQHTDFIFSAFGEEWGLVGCAVLLGLYLLLILKGLQIAENSKDRFGAILSFGVVAMIFWHTFINIAMVLGLLPVVGIPLPLFSYGGSFLLSTLMGIGLLQNVNIRRYLF
- the mrdA gene encoding penicillin-binding protein 2 translates to MVELDTQRMEVFQQKGRYLRFVVAGSFLLLFIYLWYLQVIRGAEFRQLSENNRIRIREVVADRGMLMDRHGHVLAHNRPSFDVFLIPEDIRANPDVLEKVGEVLQIPQEELREKMKLSKRQPPFRPVKVKSDIDWQKLVLLETNRVHLPGILVDVRPIRAYHYGPFAAHLLGYIGEVDENELNHKRGQPYRLGSMIGKYGVEYGWEAYLKGVDGGRQIEVDALGREIRHLRSVEPFPGHNIVLTIDFGLQKVAEEAFQEKAGALVAMDPKSGRILAMVSRPAFDPSIFARGISPEEWKELIEHPFHPLRNKTIQGQYPPGSVLKIVTAIAGLETGAITPQTQITCTGAFPYGNRDFRCWKEKGHGTLNLHQALVQSCDVYFYQVGLKVGVDAIAHYAAQLGLGRKTGIALPHEKPGTVPTTSWKKRRFGVPWYSGETLSVAVGQGYMNTTPLQLATLISAVANGGRLYLPQVVERVENIYGEVVKAYPPLEIGKAEISETTLRIIQEALWGAVNEPGCTGGAAALKQVKVAGKTGTAQVVRMAADFKKGDMNRMPLKLRDHAWFVAYAPFEDPKIAVAVLVEHGGYGGAAAAPIAKRVIAKYFGLDVGPPPQGEERAVEPVHD
- the lon gene encoding endopeptidase La gives rise to the protein MRYLNKTETGSIPQRLFFIPIRDAVIFPNVVLPLFFQSEEAIHLLNQAVLENSFIGCVYPRVNHSRGPLSRELLNIGTACRILQLVRLPERGMKVFLEGVSRIQIENVLPETPYFRADAKEVRDPEVKNPLAEPLVHSIGTLFKLSLTLGRPISDEALKALDQIEHPGRLADLIALSLPFGLREQQEIFETVDPIERLKKAYHLFCREYSPQSLTSRLFLTGCKETGKSQRDAFHRPPLRGPRETAEEDPYHNEIQELRAKVQVSGMPEKVMEIAYKEIHRLERMNPISAEYTVSRTYLDYLIHMPWDKRTEDNLDLARAETILNEDHYGLEKVKDRILEFLAVKKLKNPMKGPILCFVGPPGVGKTSLGRSIARSLERKFIRISLGGVRDEAEIRGHRRTYVGALPGRIIQEIKRAGTSNPVFMLDEIDKIGQDVRGDPASALLEALDPEQNCAFTDHYLDVPFDLSHVLFITTANTLNPIPPALLDRMEVISIPGYTEEEKEKIALGFLIPRQKEENGLKDYPISFTPEAVSKIIREYTRESGVRNLEREIATICRKVAKEVAMGRPATDRIDPPTIERLLGPRKFHREIAQEEDRIGVATGLAWTETGGDILFIETTKMKGDKGLLLTGSLGEVMKESAQAAFSYLRANASALEIPEGFHQEWDIHIHVPSGATPKDGPSAGIAIATAVLSLLKGKPVPREVAMTGEVTLSGRVLPVGGIKEKVLAGRRAGVKTIILPKQNEKNLEDIPDYVKKEIQFVLVEHIQEVFDRVLPP